The following is a genomic window from Corallococcus soli.
GGCGAGCACCACCTCCGGGCCCGCGCCGTCCTGGTGGGCGTTCTCGCTCAGGTGACGCCGCCACGCGCGCGCGCCCGGCAGGCCCTGGAAGAGGCCCAGCATGTGCCGGGTGATGGCGCCCAGCGGCGCGCCCTGGCTCCGCTGCGCTTCGATGTACGGCAGCATCGCGTCCACCACCTCGTGCCGCGTGGGGGGCGCCTGCGTGCCGCCAAAGAAGCGCCGGTCCGCCTCCGCCAGCACGTAGGGCGATTCGTACGGAGCCCGCCCCATCATCACGCCGTCCACGCGGGGCAGGTGTTCGGCCGCCGCGTCCAGCGTCTTCACGCCGCCGTTGAGGCTGATGTCCAGGTGGGGGAACTCCTGCTTGAGCCGGTACACCAGGTCGTACCGCAGCGGCGGCACGTCCCGGTTCTCCTTGGGGCTCAGCCCCTTCAGCCACGCCTTGCGCGCGTGCACGATGAAGCGCGTGCACCCCGCCTGGGACACGCGCCGCACGAAGTCCTCCAGCGTCGGCCACTCCTCCAGCTCGTCGATGGCGATGCGCGACTTCACCGTCACCGGGATGCGCACCGCCTCCCGCATGGCCGCCACGCCGCGGGCCACCAGGTCCGGCTCCGCCATCAGGCACGCGCCGAAGCGGCCGGACTGCACGCGGTCACTGGGGCAGCCCACGTTGAGGTTGATCTCGTCGTAGCCCCACTCCTCGCCGATGCGCGCGGAGGCCGCCAGCTCCTCCGGCTCCGAGCCCCCCAGCTGGAGGGCGACGGGGTGCTCGGCGGGCGTGAAGCCCAGCAGGCGGTCGCGCTTGCCGTGCAGCACCGCGCCCGTGGTCACCATCTCCGTGTAGAGCAGGGTGTGGCGCGTGATTTGACGGAAGAAGTACCGGCAGTGCCGGTCCGTCCAGTCCATCATCGGCGCGACACACAGCGGCATGGGATAGGCCAGGGCAGTCATCCCCCCTTCCCTATCCGGAATCCCGCCGTCCGCCCAGAGGCCTCCCGGAGGGCCCCCCCAACCCCTCCGGAAGCAGGCGGCCACGCGGGCCGCCCGGGTCTCAAGCAGCGGGGCTGAGCACCACGCCCTGCTCCGCCAGCCACGCATCCACCAGGCGCTGGCCCGCGTCCGTCAGCGTGAAGCCCAGCCCGGCCCACTGCTGGCCGTTGAGCATCACCACCTGCCCCAGCGCGCGCCCGAAGGCGGACTCCGGCGCCAGTTGCTTGAGCAGCGCGCCCGCGTAGTGGTGCAGGAACAGGTCGAAGTTCTTCGCGAAGTCCGGGTGTCCCGGAACCGAATCACTGCGCGTGTCCGCCGCCATGTCGTAGCCCTGGATGAGGCCACCGAAGCCCAGCACCTCCACCAGGAACGCGTGCATCCGCGCCTGCCCCCGCACCCGCCCGGGCAGCCACCGCTCCGGCCCCGCCGCCGTCTGGAACGTCCACAGCCCGCGCTGACGCGTGGCGGCGAAGGGAATGCCCCCCTCCCCATCGCACGCCAGCCGGAGCGCCCGACGCTGCACCTTCGGAGGCGCCGCGTCCGGCCGCGCGGGGAAGTACACGATGACCGCCGGGGACGAGCGGGCGCAGTTCATGGGGGGCAGCACTCCAGGGGGAGAAGACACCAGCATTGGAATTATCCGATGCAGGCACCTGGAAGTTGCGGCCTTTCGAACGCTTTTCAGGGGCCGGCGAGCGCTTCCACGGACTCGGGGAGCTGCCCCCGCTCCAGGGCGGCCTGGAGCGCGTCCATCTGGGCGCGCACCACGGCGCGCGACACCTTGGCCCCCGCGCCGTCGCGGATCAGCAGCTCCAGCGTGGCCTGCGCCAGCAGCAGGGGCAGCGTGGTGAAGGCGAGCACGTCCCGGGGCGCCCCCGCGCCATAGAGGGCCCGCACGTAGCGGGCGGCCGCGATCAAGTCCTCGCCCGCCAGCCGCTCCACGTCCTGGAGCTGCACGTCCACGGGCAGCAGCGCGCGCCCCTCCTGCCGGTCCTGCCGCACGTCCTTGAGGATGTTGACCAGTTGCAGGCCCTCTCCGAACAGCGGGGCCAGCGCGCGCAGGTTCGGCGCGTACGGCGCGAGGCGCGGGTCCAGGACGAAGAGGTCCGTGAGCAGCTCCCCCACCAGCCCCGCCACGATGTAGCAATAGTCACGCAGTGACTGGAGCGAGCGCAGGGTCACGAGGCCCTCGGGGGTGGCGCCCGCGAGCACCTCGCGCATGCCCCGCACCGTCTTCAGCACGAAGTGGCGCAGGATGGCGCCGGCCTCCGTGCGCAGCGCGTCCAGGCTCGCCAGCAGCGAGGGGGTGCGCGAGAGCAGGTCCAGGTAGCCCGCGTTGTCCGTGGGGGGGCGCGCCAACCAGCCGCGCACCAGGGCCTCCACGTCCACCTGGGGG
Proteins encoded in this region:
- a CDS encoding squalene/phytoene synthase family protein translates to MSDASAVTALPFRDDELADFLVRTSRTFALAIPLLEEPLRREVGLGYLLLRVADTLEDAAPWSREERREALAGFEALLQEAPQVDVEALVRGWLARPPTDNAGYLDLLSRTPSLLASLDALRTEAGAILRHFVLKTVRGMREVLAGATPEGLVTLRSLQSLRDYCYIVAGLVGELLTDLFVLDPRLAPYAPNLRALAPLFGEGLQLVNILKDVRQDRQEGRALLPVDVQLQDVERLAGEDLIAAARYVRALYGAGAPRDVLAFTTLPLLLAQATLELLIRDGAGAKVSRAVVRAQMDALQAALERGQLPESVEALAGP
- the dusA gene encoding tRNA dihydrouridine(20/20a) synthase DusA, producing the protein MTALAYPMPLCVAPMMDWTDRHCRYFFRQITRHTLLYTEMVTTGAVLHGKRDRLLGFTPAEHPVALQLGGSEPEELAASARIGEEWGYDEINLNVGCPSDRVQSGRFGACLMAEPDLVARGVAAMREAVRIPVTVKSRIAIDELEEWPTLEDFVRRVSQAGCTRFIVHARKAWLKGLSPKENRDVPPLRYDLVYRLKQEFPHLDISLNGGVKTLDAAAEHLPRVDGVMMGRAPYESPYVLAEADRRFFGGTQAPPTRHEVVDAMLPYIEAQRSQGAPLGAITRHMLGLFQGLPGARAWRRHLSENAHQDGAGPEVVLAAAAKVPREAALQQAVA